The genomic region AAAGAAGCTAGTGAAATGTTTGAGTTGTACATTGACACAATGGGTGATCGGGCCTATGCTTTGGAAATGGTTGAGCTGCTTGATCCTCAGAGAGAGTACTTCAGTGGTAGAGTGATTTCACGTGATGATCGTACCCAGATAAATAAAAAGGATCTTGATATCTTTCTTGGGCATGAAAGTGCTGTTCTGATTCTTGATGATACAGAAGAGGTAGGTACATCTGTGATCAGCTGAATATCTCTgcttaatcaatttttttttttttttctgtttaatCCGATAGTGTTCGTTACACATGATAATACATTTAATCTTTCTGTTTTACCCACTAAAAGAACTTCTTTCAACACTACAAGTCTTATTTGTAGGGAAGATTCAGATTATTGAAGGGAAAtttcatcattattttaaatatgtagCACTTACTCAGGTCGAGAAAAGAACATTACTGGTTCTACCAGTCATGGTTTGCCTATCATTTTATCATTTACTTTTGGTGTCTCTGGAAACATGTTTGAAGTTGTAATTTCAAACATATAGACAATGAAGTTCAAATAGAATGAGCTAGAACTCAAGTGTGAATATGAAAGAGCGAAGGCGCCATTGTAGTTTGCATCTTTGTTTGTTCATGTTGTCTTCCATAAAACGGCAGAGTTCAGGAATTTGGTGTTGTACTTTGCTGAAGTGACTGATGCTCATGTCTTTAAGATAATTCAAATTAGTACAGAAGGTATGTTGATGTTGCAGGTTTGTATTCAGAAGAAACATGTTGAATTTGGAATCAAAAACTTCCCAAAAGTTGTGAAAATCCTGTCAAgtgaaatattttttggatCTAATATATCCTGTGCATGAGACTGAAGCTTATATACAGGTTTTATAAACATCATTGAATCATCAAGCTGTCTGGCATTGattgaaaaattacacaaagttctatattttgtatttgttaatTCCTGCCTTAGGAACTCATGATTTGCTACTTCTTTAAAAagccaaaattttattttattcaataacagttaaaattcaaatccaattagaaatcataataataaaaggttATTTGAAAATCTGTTTGAAGCTGTTGAAGGGAAATTTGAAAGTATTTCCTAGTACCAGCTTGCATGTGGTTGTtcttttatatgtttaattttattttttgggaatataTATGTGTACTTATTCAGTTATTAGGATATAGGTGCATAGGGAAGTGATACCTGTTATTTGTTTAGATTCATTTTCATGGCCTTTGAACTTGCAATTTATCTTATAGGTTTTTGTGGCTGCAATCATCCTGTTACCATAAGCTTGATGTAAATGTTTTGCATTGTTGTAGGTATGGCAAACAAATAAGGAGAATCTAATAGTAATGGAAAGATACTTTTTCTTTGCTTCAAGTTGTTGCCGATTTCGCTTCAATTGTAAATCTCTTGCTGAGTTGAAGAGAGATGAAAGTGAGACTGATGGAGCACTTGCAACTGTGCTTAAAGTTCTTAAGAAAATCCATTATATGTTCTTTGATGTATGTCCCTCTTTGTTTCACTTGTTGATATTAGATGTTAAATTTCTTGAGTGATAAATTCTTATGTACGGAAACCTTATTGCAGGAACTTAAGGACAATCTTGTTGACAGAGATGTGAGGCAGGTAAATTTTTTCTTGACAACTGAAACATGAATTTGTTGTTCTAAGTTGCTTTCACTTGTCTGATCTTTTGTTGTCCGGTCCTGGCCCCCAGTGGCAAGCACCTCTACATGTGTGTATATTTAACATTCCTGTCATAAGGACGGTTTTAATTTTGTCCCAATGAGACTAGAAAATCTGAACAATTAATGACTTTTGTGTTGAGGTATTAAATCTGGCTCATGTAGTGTTTTTTATGTTTGTCAAATCCTTAATTACCGCTaccatctctctctcccccctATTTTGCCTTGGTTCCACTTAACCTGGCATGTGTTCTGGCCTATTGAATGAAACTTGGTCTAAATCATGCATATCCtggtctctctctttcttcttcttcttctttttttttttttttttttttcagattagTAGTGAAGATGCATTCTCAGTAAAACATTACTTAAGGCAGGCTGATGattgttataaatatattgaatgGACACCATGTGTTCTACTTTGTGATCAGAAATCAGTTTATAAAATGTTTGGTGTTgactttattaatatttgtcTGTTGATTCCCTCATCCCATGCGATAATTTGTTGCCTGTTTTCCTAAAAACTTTGAAAAGGAGAATTATGGACAAGTTGATTTTTCTTTATGAAGATTTGTGTTAATAAagatatttaatatttatgttattttctgcAGATGCTGAAAACAGTTCAGAAAGAAGTTCTGAAGGGGTGCAAAATTGTCTTCAGCCGAGCGTTTCCAACCATAGACCGGGCTGAAAATCAACATCTGTGGAAGATGGCAGAACAGCTGGGAGCTACTTGTGTGACAAAGCTTGATTCATCCGTAACACATGTGGTCTCAACAGATGTTGGAACAAAGAAGGCTCAATGGGCAGTGAAACACAACAAGTTTTTGGTCCTTCCACGGTGGATACTGGCAGCAAATTATCGGTGGCAAAAGCAACCTGAACAGAACTTTTCTGTCAACAAAGTTAGCTGATTTGAGCCTTCTGGATTGAACTAAAACTAAATTACTTCTAATCGAATAGTAAATCAGATCAAACTGAAATTAACAATAGCAGATTTTAAAGAACTTAAATACTTGATTGAAATCACAAGTACATACACAACGAGACATAAATTTACAAGCATAAGACAAAGAAGAATTTTTTACCGGCCTAAAGAACTAATTGATCGCAGGTGACAAACTACTTCCTAAGAATCTAATCTAACGGTCTCTGAAAGTGTTCTATTTGTGTTCTGAATAATTTCTCTGGTTTTTCTTATAGAATTAGGCCTCCATATATAGGCAAACGTGGTGATTTTTCCGACCCAAAACCACCTCACTAGTCACTATGCAAGTGAGGGGTGGTTATTTGCAACAAATAACTACCGAATTTTCCTTGTGCTGACACATGTCCTTTGGTTGCTAtatttgtaaagttgtgatttataactatgtttatgttgactttaattctgtatcaaatttgattgtaattttgtctAATCATTTCCATGTAGTTTTATggaatcaatatatatatatatatatatatatatatatatatatatatatataaaagcagagacctcatgcagaagagtatgaggttctgccaagtgGTACACTCCTTGAAAGGAGAATTAAACTCTCACCACATTCATCTAAATTGtccttaattactttttttgggTGAATGCATCATCATTAATTTAATACTCTTTTTAGATACAACATAagtaatttactaattaaactTCAAGTAATGAATAAGATAGAGGGGTGTTAATTATTAATGACTATCCCTAACCTTTGGTCTAATTTTCTAAAagtaaaggtttttttttatttttttttattttaccttgaCAGTCGACCATTGGGCTTGAGGCTAATATTCTGTGTTGATACATTGATTGTATACATGATCTTATACTGAATAGTAATAAATAGCAGAAATGGTAGTTACAAAATTCTTGGTAAATTGAAAGAATTATCATAAAATTGTTAATCTTTTAAAGTTCCTATATTTGAATTTATGAGAAGTAGAAGAATCGATTGGAGGTGCATTGGTCCAAGAGAGCTAGGCTGACAAGTTATGACATCTTGACAAACAAAgcaaattgtcaaaaaaaatgttttttggtgcccaatttttcattttgttgagGTTGCACCTACAGTTGCCACAATTGTACCGGCAGCAATGACAATGGTGCCAGTTTTGGCACATGTGGTGACACCCGTGGCAGCAATATCTGCTACAATTATTGCTGTGAGGGCAATCCAGAATATGGCTTATGAGTATGAGTATCCATATACATACTTATGTTAGgtaatttattatgtaaatttacaaaattttctttgtatgATGAAGATTTGAAAGCTTTGTGAGGGCATCCATATATATGTTCTAAGAATCACTTTCAACCATTGTGGTTTTTGGTTGATAGGTGACTGCATATTGCAAAAGGTTATTTTCATATTAGTGTGGATACATACAGAAAATAACAAAAGTGTTgctaaatttgaattttgcaCTAACTATGCTCACTagaaatttttcttaatattgaGCTTTAACAAGATTTGATTAAACATTGACGTTTGGAGGATACTGgtacttttttccttttaggttgATGTCTATAATTTCTTAAACATTGTAAATATCTTTGTCTATTACCCTTCTACAACTCATGATGAAGCACTACATAGACAAAGGATACCCAGTTTTGGAATTTAAAATATGTCTAAGGACTAGGGTTTACTATGAATTTAGTTTTACTAGCAAGATTTTTTGCTTAATTGTAACTAACAATAATAGAATTGgcatttttttgcaaaaagaattgaaatattctcaagTGCCACATCAAGAATAAGAACAAACtaaatattgactttttatttcatttggttcaatgtttcaagatttttaaaattaaaaaatgaatattatttGTTTCCTTTGGACATATGGTTTTTGTAGAGGCTGAGATTGATTGTGAGTATTTGagatgtgtattttgttttagaattaaggagagagagagagagagagagagagagagagagagagagagattttgtaacaacttttattctataatattcctctgaagtttttttttttttactcattccttgaactgaataattataatggttatctatgtgcaatttataattgttgtttcTTATGATGAACTTATTaactaacaaagttttataacaattatgctataataaatttaaacattctccaaaactatcttatataaaacatTGCAACATTATCCGTGCATTGCACGAGTAACTTACTAGTTTTATGAACGGCTGTGTGTGAGAGTTTGGTAAAGAATTTGTGAATAAGTGGTTTTTGCAACTGGACTCGCGACTGATGACCCGCAAAACAAGCCaagtgagaagcacatgctggaatttgaagagtctttGACAGGCTGGATTTCGTAAGTGATTCGTGCTCAGGCCAAGTCACAAGTGACCCGCGAAACCCATTGCCTATTGGTTTTTGGAGCGTGACTTTTCCCATTTTTTACCATCACTATATAAACCCTCATTACCCATGAAatgtaagaagaagaaggtgtaTTTTCTGAAGGagtattttttgaagaaacttttgagagagaaaccctagccaaacacttgagagttagaggtTATTTtacccacaattctctacaTCCTTTCTCTAAAGTTTTCATTTACTCTTACCTCTCCATTTacacatccttgagaggttcttagcctAAACACTTACCTCACTCATTCTTAGTGTTGAAAGAAGTTTTGGTGcctttgggaagcattggaagaagccattgagtggcggatgcaatcgggcggaactgcgggatccggaaagtttgTGAAGACAAGATTctgagaagtccgttggtagcaagAGCTTAGAGGgatcaagtacattgggtagattaggtttggaaggtttttttttttatttttttttatatatattcgtgtactccaacttattcaccagtggatcgatttcgacttACAGGgtcgcggagaggttttttgccgagtttttcagtttcttctttgataacacgtcttggtgttatcttgtgtttgcatctctcttccctactctttaagctttacgTTTATTGCTCATTGTGGTTTgcttatggcttagagtagtgttaCTGGtttattgcgcttcatttactcttgttccccacttagataagttagagtaaaagcaatttagccataatttaaaattaggaGTCTAAACAAGTTTTAGTATTTTCACACTCATTGAGCTTTCAATATCCTTGACAAGTGTTTCAACCCTCTTCCATTAAGAGTCGCATAAGTATGACTAGCCTCTAAGAGTGTGTGCTTAGAggcccttttatttttttaggagagTCATTGATAATAATACCACTGGAAAGATTACTTTCATTAAgggaaaataaaatgtaaaaaaaaaaaaaaaaattagaagagagAAGGCTTGTgctgaatttattattttattttttttccaagaagaaaaacttgataacccaaaggaaaaaatatcaaaaataaaatcaaatacatgtgaaaaattaacaattaatatACAAAAGTGCATCTTAATTACGCCAAAATAAATACATAGtttcaaagaaatttaaaacaatccttattgcaaaaaaaaaaaaaaaaactaaaatttagagtTTTCCCACTAAATAcaaagcaaataaaaataagaaaatagatGATTTATAGATCTTGTTCTTCAAAATTCCCCACGGAGAAATTAACcataattttttggatttaaagTTTGTAttagaaagagaagaaaattgagGAAGAGTGATGATTATTCTTTTAAGATTATTATAATTTACCTATCTatggtttgaccaaaatttaagttgcttatctatgatttgaaatttgacactttacccacccgagatttgaccaaaatttaagctgCCTACTTGTTGTTTGAAATCCCATAATGCAAGTGTTCCGCTGTATTGTTTTAAATCTTATTTGAgcttgtatttttatattttttgtgtttttggaaaagagagacataaaagtggagtaaatacatatttaaacatgtttttgacATAAGTGAATTATAGAACTCTAACTAAGCTAActtcaggtgggtaaagtgtcaaattttaaactacatGTAAGAACTTAAATTTTGGCCAAATCATATGtgaataaattgtaatttgccctaAGATTTAATTGAACGGATGATATGGCATTTCtttagtattttgtttttgagaaagcTTTAGTATGGTGTTTAAGttcacatttttattattatttatgaccactagttcttaattttttttgtcatttgtCTATTTATTTTCCTAACCATTCACCTTCCAAAGGCTAATTAAGTattttgatcttaaaaaaaagtaagttgttgaaaaatattttaattgagtAATATATGTGTAATCTAATTATCTATTATCTattgatattataaaaaaaaaaaagttattttggAACAATAATCAAATACATCATGATTAGAAAAGAAGCCTAgaagtaattttatttatttttttccactttttcaatacatgaaattaaaattgtataCATATAGCAATAAAATGTATACAACATTCTTCTAACGTTTGGCATTTTTGATGTTTCTTTTTTGACAcaaaggtatatatatatatatatttatgggttgggttcaaattaagGGGTGTATGCTATGGTTATATCGGGTTCAAGGCAAGGGATTTTGCCATTATTACATTGTATATAAGAAAAAAGTCTTTGAGTTATAGCTAGATAAGGTTTTTTAAgattatgtaatatattaaCATTCTTTTCAATCAGTTCAACATCATCACAAACTAATTCTAATAAGATATTCATCGACAAAATTTATGCTTTAGAGATTGAAGTCATTTGATAAATTGAGATCAGAATGTTCATTCCTcatcaaggttgtcaaaatcgggatcctacgtaggatcgttGAAGGTAGGTGGGATCGTATACCGTAAGATTGGATTGTAAATCGTAAGATTCTgcatatttttagatttaaagcaaaaaacacattgataatgGCTTTGTATGTTGagtaatcacataaattataaattcatccataaaaaaacttacatttgcattatatgatgtaatttgcATATCATACATCACTACATCTATACTaacgaaacaaatatatttaagttttgacccAGTGTATCCCaaaagttcaataaatgtttaattagcaaccaataccaaaatatttatcaaaacatatggaaaatattttccaagttctaagttccaagtttgaaatccaaaataagttagcaaatgaaaactagctaactacaataCGAAATCCAAAAGCAAGAAGAATATTAAggtaaattgaaaatttaattattctcaTTCTAAGGTTCTTATAACCACcgtcctaaattcctaatcatcatcatccattTCATCATCTGTGTAGATAgtatatatttgtatactagaGCTGCAAAAGACATTAATATACAATTTCACACTCAACTATTCAAGCTATACCACTCAGTAATAATTAAAGAGCatgctcaaaaaaatcaatcaatcaatatacaaatacaagcataattgataaaattatatataaaaaatattttagtaatatttgaacacaaattagtatattgatcaaacaaatttaacaacattatTGCTTAAAAGGCACCAAAGCCAACaccaaattcttcatttagaaatgatgaagcattccttcattttgattacaagtgaactagaaactagaaaaaaattgtttaggttaacataatttcataaaataaaaaataaaaagtcatatcatcacaacatgaaaaaatgaaaacccttaaaacttcatcaaaacaaaaatttatcccataaaaaaaaaacaaaaatttatgtttttggtaaGATCGGTAGGATCCATACGATCCTGTGATCCTATACAATCCTACATACAATCTTACTATTTTTACGATCCTAGCATGATTCTAAACGTTTTGGTGAGGTGGGATTGTAAAATAGTGCGATCCTACGATCCagatcgcgattttgacaaccatgttCCTCATTCTTTGGCCTTACATTCATTTATGTGAAAACTGTGTATATCTCATTGTTTACACTTGGgttatttaaatttctttgttatttatttgctttttctttctttctttcttttgtctttgtCTAATTTAAGGATGATAGACAAGTACGcaatgaaagaaaaaagcagAATGGAAGACAATGGCTTTGCCAACCAGTCACAAAGTAAAATGATTAAAGTATTCAAATTTGTGTAAAAACctttaaaattatattcatttcTATTAAAGAATACTTGAAAAtgtaatattaattgtttttttttagagagagtttcaatctataacGGCCGttcctaatgatagctctttatcatcagaccaagatatcaattagtttttaatgtaggcagagattgaacctcaaatctcttattcaaccatctgagactttaccagttgagctagctAGAACCCATTGTAATATTAATTGTTAATGCTAAGATTTACTTGGAAATTATttcatgaaaatttaaaaagttatatattgaATGAGGTTTCATTGTTGACTTGAAGGTAATAAATTTTCACCACGTGGTAACTAGGGATGGAGCCAGGATTCAAACTTAGGGGGGGCCGAAGTTCTTTATtcaaaggtttaaaaaaaaattaaaatatcaatacTAAAGGTTGACAAAGTTgcattattagcattaatttattaattgtatttttttcttttgaataaaatttaataataggattttataatcaataattttgcaagtcaattggcacattttaatatttttagggtCTAACTAATGTATGGATGAAGCGATCAATATGAGGCATATGAGTTGTCTCTATAACTATAAGGGTGGAGTAATTTGAGAGGGCATAGAGCTCTCAAGTGAGAGGGCATAGAGCTCTCAAGTGAGAGGGAGAAATTTGGTAAAGGTTATTggatttttgtgattttttttttctaagatttgtaattgatttgttgttattgtttttgcaTAGACTAGATTTATGATTTGTCCAAAGATTTTCTTATTATCTGGatatgtgcatttttttttaaagatttttcttgttatctatttgttggatttcttgggttagtttgtaaattttttagggAAGGGGGGCCAAGTATATAAATTTAAGAGCtagaattaaaattctttttgttaatatacatattagtatatttttttttcaaaggttggggtgggggggggaGCATGGCCCCCCTTTGCCCTTGAGTAGTTCCGTCCTTGGTGTTAACTAAACATGTCTTTCTATTATATGGATAAAATCTAATATTGTAGCTTTGCTTTGATATAAATGAAACCTCTTTTGCATTCTCAAATCTAGAATTAAATATTGGTCTTTTAGAGATTTTAGCGATATGTTGGTAATATTGGAAGTTTCGGAAGTATTTTGGGTACTTTGGctataaaatatatagttaGGGTTtgcatttgaaaaataatagtGCTAGAGCtacaaactattgatgtggATAATGACACATCAGTTATTGAGATAACTGAGATACATATCAGGGATTAAAAGAActcaaatgaaaatttcatcataagccattttaaaaaaagtcatATCAAATCTAAAAAACCAATCTACTAACAGTCCATCTCTCCATCTCTCTTCGTCTCTCTCCAATGACACACCCACCCAAATCCATGCCAACAAAAGGTTTTACTTTGGTCTAATTAAAAAGATAACAGTGGGCGGGAGTCTGAAGATGATACTACACCACTGTCCGCACTTGACATTGTTGATGTAGAAATAGCATCCCATTGCTCATACATTTCAACTGTAACATATTCAACCTCTTCACAGTTTTGTTGAACATTAGGAGCTTTTCGTAATGTTTGAATTGCCTCCAACTTTGTTGCAACTTCTTTCATTGTTGGTCGTTTCTTTCCACTCAAGTTCAAGCACATTTTCGCAAGATTTGCAACAGCTATAATCTCATCTTTCTTAGCATCCTTCATAACTCGAGCATCAATAATATTAAACAAATTGTTCTCCTCCATTGAATGAATGAAATATGTGGCTAAACTTTTGTTTTCTTGTGTCCTTGTAGAAGAGATTGCTTTTTCTCCTGTTAAGAGTTCAGTAAGGACAAcaccaaaactataaacatcactCTTTTCAGTAAATTGACTTGACTAGAAATATTCAGGGTCCAAATAACCAAAAGTGCCCTGTACTACTATGGTTAGGTGAGTTTGATCAACAGTAATGGATCTTGAAGTCCCGAAGTCTGCTATTTTGGCTCTGTACTTATCATTTAGGAGTATATTTGTAGTCTTAATGTCTCGGTGGTCAATGGGTGAGGAGGCTGCTGAGTGTAAGTAGAAAAGAGCTTCTGCAGCTTCATTGGCAATTTGTAAGCGCATATCTCATGTTGGTGGAAACTCCTCATTTTGGCCATCGAGATAATGAGATAGAGTTCCATTAGGAATGAATTCATAAACTAGCAGAGGAACTTCTGTTTCTAGACAACAGCCAAGTAGCTTAACCACATTCCTACGGTTAATTTGTGAAAGAATGACAACTTCATTGATGAATTCTTCGAGTTTTGCTTCATCAATTACCTTGGATTTTTTCACTGCAACGATCCTCCCATCTACCAACATGCCTTTGTAAACGGTGCCTTGTCCTCCTTGGCCAAGTATTCTATTCACATTTAAATGGTCAGTGGCCTTTTCCAGTTCCTTTGAATTAAACAATTTGGTTTTCTCAA from Castanea sativa cultivar Marrone di Chiusa Pesio chromosome 11, ASM4071231v1 harbors:
- the LOC142614537 gene encoding RNA polymerase II C-terminal domain phosphatase-like 4, with protein sequence MIDSHSLVKSSTEHFAAFLDGELDSDKNHVMLKRRKVEEKEFENKEELQPLMKDDCTHPGTIKQMCNHCGKILQAESGVAISYIHKGIRLQNHEIVRHRNADTENPLRHKKLYLVLDLDHTLLNSTGLRAMTSQEEHLKSQTDSLQDVSKGSLFMVNSVHMMTKLRPFVRTFLKEASEMFELYIDTMGDRAYALEMVELLDPQREYFSGRVISRDDRTQINKKDLDIFLGHESAVLILDDTEEVWQTNKENLIVMERYFFFASSCCRFRFNCKSLAELKRDESETDGALATVLKVLKKIHYMFFDELKDNLVDRDVRQMLKTVQKEVLKGCKIVFSRAFPTIDRAENQHLWKMAEQLGATCVTKLDSSVTHVVSTDVGTKKAQWAVKHNKFLVLPRWILAANYRWQKQPEQNFSVNKVS